One genomic window of Mesoplodon densirostris isolate mMesDen1 chromosome 14, mMesDen1 primary haplotype, whole genome shotgun sequence includes the following:
- the LOC132501448 gene encoding protein FAM170A-like, whose product MKRRQKRKHLENEESQETAENGGGISKSQEDPPRLGSTVVAQGCSPGSGEVSSASKYFFCTSTPLKLSYAAMRRFRDTAWLTAPLAQVQEEGETAPPSHCVSSSPSSPCKNDLHPDKEERGMKIYYMQVQVNKGVAVSWKTKKPLELPEKQLTIEEVTLPEDACTVGTCPSDVFTESLLSDSEPTGEEKEYEERAEPGSPSGSPAVEERPRAKTPDWMVTMETGFRCMACCRVFPTLEILQQHVKGGVLEGFSCRVFHLAMAQLMGNVESGSTSEEEEEEEEEEKQEEKENEGEQPT is encoded by the exons atgaaacggcgacaaaagaggaaacatctggaaaatgaagagtcccaggaaactgccgagaacggaggag gaatctcgaagtcacaagaggatccccctcggcttggatccactgtggtggcccaaggctgcagcccagggtcaggggaggtctcctctgcctctaaatacttcttctgtacttctactccgctcaagctcagctacgctg caatgcggagatttcgagacactgcctggcttacagcacccctagcccaggttcaggaagaaggggagaccgctcccccatcacactgtgtctcctcctcgccctcttcaccctgtaagaacgatctgcacccagacaaagaggaaaggggcatgaaaatatactacatgcaggtacaagtgaacaagggtgtcgctgtctcctggaagacaaagaaacccttggagttgcctgaaaagcagctgacgatagaagaagtgacccttcctgaggatgcgtgcacagtaggcacgtgcccctctgatgtgttcaccgaaagcctcctgtctgacagtgagcccactggggaggagaaagagtatgaggaaagggcagagccaggcagcccatcagggtcacctgccgtcgaggagagacccagggccaagacaccggactggatggtgaccatggagaccggcttcaggtgcatggcctgctgccgggtcttccccaccttggagatcctccagcagcacgtgaagggcggcgtcctggagggcttcagctgccgtgtctttcatctcgccatggcccagctgatgggcaatgtggaatccgggagcacctctgaggaggaggaggaggaagaggaggaagagaagcaagaagaaaaggagaatgagggagagcagcccacg
- the LOC132501528 gene encoding protein FAM170A-like, with the protein MERRRKRKHLENEESQETAEHGGGISKSQEDPPRLGSTVVAQGCSPGSGEVSSASKYFFCTSTPLKLSYAAMRRFRDTAWLTAPLAQVQEEGETAPPSHCVSSSPSSPCKNDLHPDKEERGMKIYYMQVQVNKGVAVSWKTKKPLELPEKQLTIEEVTLPEDACTVGTCPSDVFTESLLSDSEPTGEEKEYEERAEPGSPSGSPAVEERPRAKTPDWMVTMETGFRCMACCRVFPTLEILQQHVKGGVQEGFSCRVFHLTMAQLMGNVESGSTPKEEEEEEEEEEKQEEKENEGEQPT; encoded by the exons ATGGAACGGCGacgaaagaggaaacatctggaaaatgaagagtcccaggaaactgccgagcacggaggag gaatctcgaagtcacaagaggatccccctcggcttggatccactgtggtggcccaaggctgcagcccagggtcaggggaggtctcctctgcctctaaatacttcttctgtacttctactccgctcaagctcagctacgctg caatgcggagatttcgagacactgcctggcttacagcacccctagcccaggttcaggaagaaggggagaccgctcccccatcacactgtgtctcctcctcgccctcttcaccctgtaagaacgatctgcacccagacaaagaggaaaggggcatgaaaatatactacatgcaggtacaagtgaacaagggtgtcgctgtctcctggaagacaaagaaacccttggagttgcctgaaaagcagctgacgatagaagaagtgacccttcctgaggatgcgtgcacagtaggcacgtgcccctctgatgtgttcaccgaaagcctcctgtctgacagtgagcccactggggaggagaaagagtatgaggaaagggcagagccaggcagcccatcagggtcacctgccgtcgaggagagacccagggccaagacaccggactggatggtgaccatggagaccggcttcaggtgcatggcctgctgccgggtcttccccaccttggagatcctccagcagcacgtgaagggcggcgtccaggagggcttcagctgccgtgtctttcatctcaccatggcccagctgatgggcaatgtggaatccgggagcacccctaaggaggaggaggaggaggaggaggaggaagagaagcaagaagaaaaggagaatgagggagagcagcccacg